ACACAGGAAGGGCCCTCGGAGGGTCGGAGGATAAACTGGACATGATGGGTATCGACGCCACCCGCATCAACGCCAGACTGCTGGCACTTGCCCTCGGGGACTCCTCGACCATGGATGTGAGACCCACCGTGAAGGAGACGGCCGAGATGTCCGAGAAGGTGGGGATCGCCGTCATGGGCGGCACCGAGCCGGGACACACCACGGACGCCGTCGCCACCATGCTCGCGGAGGAGATGGGTGCGACCCGCGTCGTGAACGCCACATCCGTGGACGCCGTATATTCCGAGGACCCCCGGAAGAATCCCGATGCCGAGAGATACGAGAACCTCACCATCGAACAGCTGGGACATATCGTATATACCGACCATGGGGCCGGCAAATCCAGTGTTTTCGACCCTCTAGGGGTGCAGATCGCCGAAAGGTGCGGGATCGACATAGAGATCGTCGACGGAAGGAACCTCGAGGAGCTGGAGAAGGCCATCCTCGGACGGCCCTTCTCCGGGACCCACATCAGTTCCCGTCGAGCGGCTCGAAACAATCGCTTTTTATGACCTCGCAGCCGACCGATTCGGCCAGCGAGGTCAGCCTTGCGGCACTGGGTCCGTTCATTGATTTCCTGTGGAGGAACGCGACCTTGGTGCCGGAACATTCCGCGGCATTCCTTATCATCGTCGCTATCTCCTCGTCGGAACGTCCTTCGGTCTGATAATTCGGGAGCATGTGTCCGAAATTCACCTTACGGGAAAGTGCCAGCTCGGTGAAACGAGGGGCGTAGTGACCCCCTCCGAGACCGATCAGGACAGGGTAGCCGTTGCTGTCCGGGACGTCCCGGAGGACGGATGCCTGGATTTCTGCGGCGTCGTCCCTTTTCCAATGGCGTTCGTCACTCCCGATCTCCAGGAAGAACGCCGGAGTCTCCAGGTACGGACCGTGATGGGTGGCCTCAAAACACACGTTGAACTCATCCAAGGAGCACTTGGACTTGATGAGACGGAGGGCATCCGTCATCATGGACGGACATGCCTTCACCAAGGTGTTGGGGCGCCCTCCCAGATCCGAACCGTTGTAGTTCCCGATGGGGTGGACGGTGAGCGCGGGCATCCCGCTCGACGAGGAATGTTCCGATGGAAAGA
The nucleotide sequence above comes from Candidatus Methanomethylophilus alvi Mx1201. Encoded proteins:
- the pyrH gene encoding UMP kinase translates to MHKDTVVISIGGSILIPDKDDAVYIGKLAEMLKRASESVRIAVVCGGGKIARYYANTGRALGGSEDKLDMMGIDATRINARLLALALGDSSTMDVRPTVKETAEMSEKVGIAVMGGTEPGHTTDAVATMLAEEMGATRVVNATSVDAVYSEDPRKNPDAERYENLTIEQLGHIVYTDHGAGKSSVFDPLGVQIAERCGIDIEIVDGRNLEELEKAILGRPFSGTHISSRRAARNNRFL
- a CDS encoding D-aminoacyl-tRNA deacylase, which codes for MPALTVHPIGNYNGSDLGGRPNTLVKACPSMMTDALRLIKSKCSLDEFNVCFEATHHGPYLETPAFFLEIGSDERHWKRDDAAEIQASVLRDVPDSNGYPVLIGLGGGHYAPRFTELALSRKVNFGHMLPNYQTEGRSDEEIATMIRNAAECSGTKVAFLHRKSMNGPSAARLTSLAESVGCEVIKSDCFEPLDGN